Proteins co-encoded in one Bos taurus isolate L1 Dominette 01449 registration number 42190680 breed Hereford chromosome X, ARS-UCD2.0, whole genome shotgun sequence genomic window:
- the CXCR3 gene encoding C-X-C chemokine receptor type 3 (The RefSeq protein has 1 substitution, 1 non-frameshifting indel and aligns at 99% coverage compared to this genomic sequence) — protein sequence MVPEMSERQEFQASDFAYLLENSSYDYGENETYFCCTSPPCPQDFSLNFDRTFLPVLYSLLFVLGLLGNGIVAVVLLSQRAALSSTDTFLLHLAVADALLVLTLPLWAVDAAIQWVFGSGLCKVAGALFNINFYAGALLLACISFDRYLSIVHATQLYRRGPPTRVALTCVAVWGLCLLFALPDFIFLSSHHDNRLNATHCQYNFPQEGHTALRILQLVAGFLLPLLVMAYCYARILAVLLVSRGQRRLRAMRLVVVVVVAFALCWTPYHLVVLVDTLMDLGALARNCGRESSVDIAKSVTSGMGYMHCCLNPLLYAFVGVKFRERMWVLLVRLGCPDQRCHQRQPSASRRESSWSETTEASYSGL from the coding sequence TCCCTCCACAGATGAGTGAACGCCAAGAGTTCCAAGCCTCCGATTTTGCCTACCTCCTGGAAAACTCTTCCTATGACTACGGAGAAAATGAGACCTACTTCTGCTGTACTTCCCCACCCTGCCCACAGGACTTCAGCCTCAACTTCGACCGCACCTTCCTGCCCGTCCTCTACAGCCTCCTCTTTGTGCTGGGGCTTCTGGGTAATGGCATCGTGGCAGTCGTGCTGCTGAGCCAGAGGGCGGCCCTGAGCAGCACCGACACCTTTCTGCTGCACTTGGCTGTGGCCGATGCACTGCTGGTGCTGACACTCCCTCTCTGGGCAGTGGATGCAGCCATCCAGTGGGTCTTTGGCTCTGGCCTCTGCAAAGTGGCGGGTGCACTCTTCAACATCAACTTCTACGCAGGGGCCCTCCTGCTGGCCTGTATCAGCTTCGATCGGTACCTGAGCATTGTGCACGCCACCCAGCTCTACCGCCGGGGCCCCCCGACTCGCGTGGCCCTCACCTGTGTGGCAGTCTGGGGGCTCTGTCTGCTCTTTGCGCTCCCAGACTTCATCTTCCTGTCCTCCCACCATGACAACCGCCTCAATGCCACCCACTGCCAGTACAACTTCCCACAGGAGGGCCACACAGCTCTGCGCATCCTGCAGCTGGTGGCAGGCTTCCTGCTGCCCCTGCTGGTCATGGCCTATTGCTATGCCCGCATCCTGGCTGTGCTGCTGGTCTCCAGGGGCCAGCGGCGGCTCAGAGCCATgcggctggtggtggtggtggtggtggccttTGCCCTCTGCTGGACCCCCTACCACCTGGTGGTGCTGGTGGACACCCTCATGGACCTGGGGGCCTTAGCCCGTAACTGCGGCAGAGAAAGCAGTGTGGACATAGCCAAGTCGGTCACGTCGGGCATGGGCTACATGCACTGCTGCCTCAACCCACTGCTCTATGCCTTTGTGGGTGTCAAGTTCCGAGAGCGGATGTGGGTGCTACTCGTGCGTCTGGGCTGCCCTGACCAGAGGTGCCACCAGCGGCAGCCATCAGCTTCCCGCCGGGAATCATCCTGGTCTGAGACCACAGAGGCCTCCTACTCAGGCCTGTGA
- the GCNA gene encoding germ cell nuclear acidic protein — MSKEGVDGLKTKDDKCPIITVDSNSDEDPDCYITGVKMKINNVSYVVIDSDSDNEYIPVRKKPKIREMRRKGKSQKVSDTKKQLIKEPPIVISDDDLEKPAVIDNSYDWDKIVKIDEKDEIVVLQHKFSSAAGNQSLQKNLCQLQNDDPKDKPEILDGKLSTNEDPVPVVEQPRKRKNKTKNITVPPAVKERKKRKPSKKKPKTVKSEKPEPGNSQCKIPGCFFHGLENLKEYSGRNYKRNKDELIQKIYALLNRSVFDQKLPEKIDIVWNNKMLRTAGLCTTGKLRYPKRERFAKIQISLKVCDSADRLRDTLTHELCHAASWLLDGIRDSHGDMWRYYARKSNMVHPELPKVTRCHNYKINYKIHYECTQCKYRVGRYSKSLDTSRLICARCKGSLVMLPLTRKDGTPIKPHVRPFAKFVQENYRKVKRETEGITHGDVMRKLSKDFFAKKQSQGI; from the exons ATGTCCAAAGAAGGGGTTGACGGTTTGAAGACCAAGGATGATAAATG tCCCATTATTACTGTGGACTCAAACAGTGATGAAGATCCTGACTGCT ATATAACTGGAGTGAAGATGAAGATCAACAACGTCAG CTACGTGGTGATTGACTCAGACTCTGATAATGAATACATCCCTGTGAGAAAGAAACCTAAGATACGTGAAATGAGACGCAAAG GTAAGAGTCAGAAAGTGTCTGATACTAAGAAGCAGCTGATCAAGGAGCCTCCAATAGTTATCAGTGATGATGATTTGGAGAAACCTGCGGTGATAGATAATTCGTATGATTGGGACAAAATTGTCAAAATTGACGAAAAGGATGAGATTGTTGTCCTCCAGCACAAGTTCTCTTCTGCAGCTGGTAATCAGAGTCTTCAGAAAAATCTCTGCCAGCTGCAAAATGATGATCCTAAAGATAAACCAGAGATTTTAGACGGAAAGTTGTCAACTAATGAAGATCCTGTACCTGTGGTGGAACaaccaaggaaaaggaaaaataaaaccaaaaacataactgtgccacctg CTGTTAAAGAACGGAAGAAGCGTAAGCCTTCAAAGAAGAAACCCAAGACAGTGAAATCTGAAAAACCCGAGCCTGG GAATTCTCAGTGCAAAATACCTGGATGTTTCTTTCATGGCCTTGAAAACTTAAAGGAGTATTCTGGAAGGAATTACAAACGCAATAAGGATGAACTGATTCAGAAAATCTATGCTCTGCTTAACAGATCTGTCTTTGATCAAAAG TTGCCGGAGAAAATCGACATTGTCTGGAATAATAAGATGCTGAGAACTGCTGGCTTATGCACCACTGGCAAGCTTCGATACCCTAAGAGAGAGCGTTTTGCTAAGATTCAGATTTCTCTGAAAGTCTGTGACTCTGCAG ACCGACTCCGAGACACTTTGACCCATGAGTTATGCCATGCAGCCTCCTGGCTGCTCGATGGCATCCGTGATTCTCATGGTGACATGTGGAGATATTATGCCCGAAAATCGAATATGGTGCACCCggagttgcccaaggtcacccgtTGCCATAACTACAAGATTAACTACAAGATTCATTACGAGTGTACTCAGTGCAAATACAG GGTCGGGCGCTATAGCAAATCATTGGATACCTCCCGCCTCATCTGTGCCAGGTGCAAGGGCTCTCTGGTCATGTTGCCACTAACTCGGAAAGATGGAACCCCCATTAAGCCCCACGTGAGGCCATTTGCCAAATTTGTACAGGAGAATTACAGAAAAGTCAAGAGGGAGACAGAAGGGATAACTCATGGGGATGTGATGAGAAAGCTCAGCAAGGATTTTTTtgccaaaaaacaaagtcagggTATTTGA